A region of Sulfurospirillum tamanense DNA encodes the following proteins:
- a CDS encoding putative bifunctional diguanylate cyclase/phosphodiesterase yields the protein MNFRHGSLRIVGVYALFAVLWILFSDAVLGFFVDDVSLLNVLQTYKGLAFVVTTTVLLYGLILSHFRSLQHIQSQLKEQKQRLEYVIQGAGLGYWDYDCVTKEHFVNETWLSMLGLTRENLKGEVEDWLSLLHPEDKTLAQEAIAKAMVGFASYVVEFRMRHRDGRWVWIESSGAVVKRDEKTGEPLRLAGTHKDISERKEAQEAITFLAHYDPLTKLPNRIRLKDELAKPFYTKKVALLFLDLDHFQRVNDVHGHSFGDKLIEAVAARFRDFAQDVGFLARMGADEFVMITSDTDHAYAHGIAWLESLRTPFRVEGRVIHVKASVGVSLFPSDAKSTEELFRNADTALHEAKNLGKNQVALYAKALTEHIINMDTLDKELQEALESDAFVLHYQPQFDLSDLSVVGAEVLVRWQHPTRGLLSPYAFIPRAEESGFIVPLGWWIIEESLKQLALWQETGAFKGTLAINISTLQIEEESFVSAMQALCKHEKIAPSCIELEVTESFVMKNTQESISKLLALKKAGFKLSVDDFGTGYSSLSYLKQLPIDKLKIDRSFVKDTPRSEEDCAIVKAIIALAKNLHLEVLGEGVETPEQSLFLKKEGCHLVQGYLYAKPMPPEQLVALKQNN from the coding sequence GTGAATTTTCGCCATGGTTCCCTTCGCATTGTTGGAGTATATGCGCTTTTTGCCGTGCTTTGGATTTTGTTTTCCGATGCCGTGTTGGGCTTTTTTGTTGATGATGTTTCGCTGCTTAATGTCTTGCAAACGTACAAAGGCCTCGCTTTTGTGGTGACAACCACGGTGTTGTTATACGGATTAATTCTTTCTCACTTTCGCTCACTCCAACACATTCAATCCCAACTCAAAGAGCAAAAACAGCGCTTAGAATACGTCATTCAAGGGGCAGGGCTTGGGTATTGGGATTATGATTGTGTGACCAAAGAACATTTTGTTAACGAGACGTGGCTGAGTATGTTGGGACTTACGCGAGAAAATTTAAAAGGCGAGGTTGAGGACTGGTTAAGCCTCTTGCATCCGGAGGACAAAACCCTTGCCCAAGAGGCTATCGCCAAAGCGATGGTAGGATTTGCCTCTTATGTTGTTGAGTTTCGGATGCGCCACCGTGATGGCCGTTGGGTGTGGATTGAAAGTTCAGGTGCCGTGGTAAAACGTGACGAAAAAACAGGAGAACCGTTGCGCCTAGCAGGAACACATAAAGACATCAGCGAGCGTAAAGAAGCCCAAGAAGCCATCACTTTTCTAGCCCACTATGACCCGCTAACAAAACTTCCAAACCGTATTCGCCTAAAAGACGAACTTGCAAAGCCTTTTTACACCAAAAAAGTGGCGCTGTTGTTTTTGGATTTGGACCATTTTCAACGGGTCAATGATGTGCATGGGCACAGTTTTGGAGATAAGCTCATCGAGGCGGTGGCAGCTCGATTTAGGGATTTTGCCCAAGACGTGGGCTTTCTTGCGCGTATGGGGGCAGATGAATTTGTAATGATCACCTCAGATACAGACCATGCTTATGCACACGGGATTGCTTGGCTTGAGAGTTTAAGAACGCCTTTTAGGGTTGAGGGAAGGGTGATACATGTAAAGGCAAGTGTCGGGGTTTCGTTGTTTCCCTCTGATGCTAAGAGCACCGAAGAGCTTTTTAGAAATGCTGACACCGCTTTGCACGAGGCAAAAAATTTGGGCAAAAATCAGGTTGCTCTTTATGCGAAAGCCTTGACAGAACACATTATCAACATGGATACCTTAGATAAAGAGCTTCAAGAAGCCCTTGAATCAGATGCCTTTGTGTTGCATTACCAGCCTCAATTTGATTTGTCAGATTTAAGCGTTGTTGGGGCAGAGGTTTTGGTGCGATGGCAACATCCTACTCGAGGGCTTTTGTCGCCTTATGCGTTTATCCCTAGGGCAGAAGAGAGTGGGTTTATCGTGCCACTTGGGTGGTGGATTATTGAAGAATCTTTAAAGCAATTAGCGCTTTGGCAAGAAACTGGGGCGTTTAAAGGAACCCTTGCCATTAACATCTCAACCCTTCAAATCGAAGAAGAGAGCTTTGTTTCAGCAATGCAAGCCCTATGTAAACACGAAAAGATTGCACCTTCGTGCATAGAGCTAGAAGTGACAGAAAGTTTTGTTATGAAAAATACCCAAGAGAGTATCAGTAAGTTATTGGCTCTTAAAAAAGCAGGGTTTAAGCTTTCAGTAGATGATTTTGGTACGGGTTATTCGTCCTTAAGCTACTTAAAACAGTTGCCCATTGATAAGCTCAAAATTGACCGTTCTTTTGTTAAAGATACCCCTCGTAGCGAAGAAGATTGCGCGATTGTGAAGGCCATTATAGCCTTAGCCAAGAACCTTCACTTGGAGGTCCTTGGCGAGGGAGTAGAGACACCAGAGCAATCGTTGTTTTTGAAAAAGGAGGGATGCCATTTGGTCCAAGGCTATTTATATGCCAAGCCCATGCCTCCAGAGCAGTTGGTGGCATTAAAACAAAATAATTAA
- a CDS encoding thioredoxin domain-containing protein yields MKHLSLVALLATSSLFAATDAQVIEYFKSQVPENISVTIESRQTLSELKGYDIVSTKLSDGTQSQVITLFAKDGLMFPDIIDLNSGVSMKQSFEQKQLGQKLGTLYKQESKNNIIALGNDKNKPTMVVFSDPECPYCRNELQTVEERLKTHNLRLILTPVHDTTALQKSYLIYQGVAKAKDDATKIALLRKYFDEAATVDATVSDDKVEQMNQLRRKYLQAGLKGVPFYIDEKELLQ; encoded by the coding sequence ATGAAACACCTTAGTCTTGTCGCCCTTCTCGCCACGTCTTCGCTTTTTGCTGCCACCGATGCGCAAGTAATCGAATACTTCAAATCCCAAGTTCCCGAAAACATTAGCGTCACCATCGAAAGTCGCCAAACCCTTAGCGAACTTAAAGGCTACGACATAGTATCAACCAAGTTGAGTGATGGCACCCAAAGTCAGGTCATTACCTTATTTGCCAAAGACGGCTTGATGTTTCCTGACATCATTGACCTAAACTCTGGCGTCTCCATGAAACAATCTTTTGAACAAAAGCAATTGGGACAAAAGCTTGGCACCTTATACAAACAAGAGAGCAAAAACAACATTATTGCCCTTGGAAATGACAAAAACAAGCCCACTATGGTGGTTTTTTCTGACCCAGAGTGCCCTTATTGCCGCAACGAACTGCAAACTGTGGAAGAGCGCCTAAAGACCCACAACCTCCGCCTTATCCTCACGCCCGTCCACGATACAACGGCATTGCAAAAAAGCTACCTCATCTACCAAGGTGTAGCAAAAGCCAAAGATGACGCCACCAAAATCGCTCTTTTGCGTAAGTATTTTGACGAAGCAGCAACCGTAGATGCGACTGTTTCGGATGATAAGGTCGAACAAATGAACCAACTGCGCCGTAAGTACCTCCAAGCAGGCCTCAAAGGTGTTCCTTTTTATATCGATGAAAAAGAGCTTCTACAATAA
- a CDS encoding ArsS family sensor histidine kinase, with protein MKWYHSLFFKITLIFGIALAGLVAVGTSFTLHQKKEQLFEVRRFTQNLFRSAYSPHSGQLDTALLAQEGYVIPENAASLAPLLKNLSPTPFRRQGEMGRRMLPLEIVAFKGKLYALVFSKEASVHVYETPFHPSHPLHVSVFGLIGLALVFLYVLTLRSIRPLLPLKARIEALAEGDYTLPPRSHSKDEIGALANAFHDTVQKIKDLKEARQLFLRNIMHELKTPITKGKLALAMLEDSPYKTKLDVLFDTQEQMLEEFARIEKLGAGELTLVRKPYHLDDIVAQVRDLLPDESAPLEVSADPQTLHVDFDLFCVALKNITDNALRYSTDGRARLTCKGTTLSISNHGDPLPHPLDSYAKPYFLGGSKQKESRGLGFGLYIALAVFRLHALPYHYTHEAGVSTFTLELTPVL; from the coding sequence ATGAAGTGGTACCATAGCCTTTTTTTTAAAATCACGCTGATTTTTGGCATCGCTCTAGCAGGGCTTGTGGCAGTGGGAACAAGCTTTACTTTGCACCAAAAAAAAGAGCAATTGTTTGAAGTGCGCCGTTTTACCCAAAACCTCTTTCGTAGTGCCTACTCACCCCATTCTGGACAACTTGATACAGCTTTACTCGCTCAAGAGGGGTATGTAATCCCCGAAAATGCTGCATCTTTAGCACCCTTACTTAAAAACCTTTCTCCCACACCTTTTCGCCGCCAAGGAGAGATGGGACGGCGTATGCTTCCTTTGGAAATTGTTGCATTTAAAGGCAAACTCTATGCCTTGGTTTTTTCAAAAGAGGCATCCGTACACGTTTATGAGACTCCTTTTCACCCCTCACACCCCTTACATGTAAGTGTGTTTGGTCTCATTGGTCTGGCGTTGGTGTTTTTATATGTGTTAACTTTACGCAGCATTCGCCCCCTTTTGCCCCTGAAAGCGCGGATTGAAGCCTTGGCGGAGGGAGATTATACCCTACCTCCTCGCAGCCACAGCAAAGACGAGATTGGCGCCCTTGCTAATGCCTTTCATGACACGGTGCAAAAGATAAAAGACCTCAAAGAAGCGCGGCAACTGTTTTTGCGCAACATCATGCACGAACTTAAAACCCCCATCACCAAGGGGAAATTAGCCCTTGCCATGTTGGAAGACTCTCCTTATAAAACCAAACTTGACGTACTTTTTGACACCCAAGAACAGATGCTGGAAGAGTTCGCGCGCATCGAAAAACTAGGGGCGGGAGAGCTCACCCTCGTGCGTAAACCTTACCATTTGGATGACATTGTGGCCCAAGTGCGGGATTTGCTCCCTGATGAGTCCGCGCCTTTGGAGGTATCTGCCGACCCCCAAACCTTACATGTAGACTTTGATTTGTTTTGTGTGGCCCTTAAAAACATCACAGACAATGCCCTGCGCTACAGTACCGATGGACGCGCGCGCCTTACATGTAAAGGCACAACCTTATCCATCTCCAACCACGGCGACCCTTTGCCTCACCCTCTTGATTCTTACGCCAAACCCTATTTTTTAGGAGGCTCCAAACAAAAAGAATCCCGTGGCCTTGGCTTTGGACTTTACATCGCCCTAGCCGTTTTTCGCCTCCACGCTTTGCCTTACCACTACACCCACGAAGCAGGGGTTAGCACTTTTACCCTTGAACTTACTCCGGTGCTTTAA
- a CDS encoding helix-hairpin-helix domain-containing protein, whose translation MHTLTDILIKQTGLSATAVTNILTLLEGGATVPFIARYRKEMTEGASDEALRDFEKIVESAKHLLERKADVARLISERSVLDSALKHRLEAAQTLSEVEDIFRPFKEKKNSRAQSAIQKGLEPLADVLEKGDEAMFYEKAKTYVGEKVASVEEAVTGAQDILAERFADAPREREAVRTLMLKHGVLEVKKTKTFDEKGAFVSLADAREKVAFIPSHRYLALMRGVKEKQLSVKMVVDVARIEANIYQYKLPKNAKNPFLFEAYKDGLKRLLLPSLEREVHGLLKARADTAAIDVFGKNLHQLLMSPPVQQRVILGVDPAFRTGCKLAVIDMEGTYLAHEVIYPTPPHNDTQGATAKVVALAKRYAITAVAIGNGTASRETQEFFAALNAKGEVVLPYTVVSEAGASVYSASKIASEEYPQLDVSIRGAISIAQRLRDPMAALVKIDPKALGIGQYQHDVDQKQLEKKLQDVTQDLVNRVGVDANSASVSLLGYVAGIGPKVAKAMVAHREAHGRFTCKADLLKVKGLGAKAYEQAAGFVRIKEGKSPLDNTGVHPESYPLALALLKNPDASPEGLMATFGAGEATLKDIVFELQKPGFDPREALPPLPFKEGVSDIGMLEEGSVVSGVVRNIVDFGVFVDIGLKNDGMIHLSKLSSKRVGHPLEVVSLNQYLPAIRVIGIDLARGKVSLSLVEEG comes from the coding sequence ATGCACACCTTAACAGACATCCTTATCAAACAAACAGGTCTTAGTGCGACCGCGGTTACCAACATTTTAACCCTCCTTGAAGGCGGGGCGACGGTGCCTTTCATCGCACGCTACCGCAAGGAGATGACCGAGGGGGCGAGCGATGAAGCGTTGCGCGATTTTGAAAAAATCGTTGAAAGTGCCAAGCACCTTTTGGAGCGCAAAGCCGACGTGGCAAGGCTTATTAGCGAGCGCAGTGTGCTAGATTCCGCGCTCAAACACCGCTTAGAGGCTGCCCAAACCCTCAGCGAAGTGGAAGACATTTTTCGCCCCTTTAAAGAAAAAAAGAACTCCCGCGCCCAAAGTGCCATCCAAAAAGGCCTTGAACCCTTAGCAGACGTATTAGAAAAAGGCGACGAGGCGATGTTTTACGAGAAGGCGAAAACCTACGTGGGCGAAAAGGTCGCTTCTGTGGAAGAAGCCGTGACAGGAGCCCAGGACATCCTCGCGGAACGTTTTGCGGATGCCCCAAGGGAGCGTGAAGCGGTGCGCACGCTCATGCTAAAGCACGGCGTTTTGGAAGTGAAAAAAACCAAAACCTTTGACGAAAAAGGGGCTTTTGTTTCTCTGGCCGATGCGCGTGAAAAGGTCGCCTTCATCCCTTCTCACCGCTACCTCGCCCTCATGCGTGGGGTCAAAGAAAAGCAACTGAGCGTCAAGATGGTCGTGGATGTGGCGCGCATCGAAGCAAACATTTACCAGTACAAACTTCCTAAAAACGCCAAAAATCCCTTCCTTTTTGAGGCGTACAAAGACGGCTTGAAGCGGTTGTTATTGCCCTCTTTAGAGCGCGAAGTACACGGCCTTTTAAAAGCGCGTGCCGATACCGCCGCCATCGACGTGTTTGGCAAAAACCTCCACCAACTGCTCATGAGCCCGCCCGTGCAACAACGGGTCATTTTAGGCGTTGACCCCGCCTTTCGCACGGGGTGTAAGCTTGCCGTGATTGACATGGAGGGAACCTACCTTGCCCATGAAGTCATCTACCCCACGCCTCCCCACAATGACACGCAAGGGGCGACCGCTAAAGTCGTCGCACTTGCCAAACGCTACGCCATCACCGCGGTGGCTATTGGCAATGGCACAGCCTCGCGGGAAACCCAAGAGTTTTTTGCCGCGCTCAACGCCAAAGGCGAGGTGGTGTTGCCTTACACGGTGGTTTCAGAAGCGGGTGCATCGGTCTATTCGGCCTCTAAGATTGCCTCGGAAGAGTACCCGCAGCTTGATGTGAGTATTCGGGGTGCCATTTCCATTGCCCAGCGGTTGCGTGACCCTATGGCAGCGTTAGTGAAAATCGACCCCAAAGCCCTTGGCATTGGGCAGTATCAGCACGATGTGGACCAAAAACAGCTAGAAAAAAAGCTCCAAGACGTGACGCAAGATTTGGTCAACCGCGTGGGAGTAGATGCTAACTCCGCTTCGGTTTCCTTGTTGGGGTATGTGGCAGGCATCGGCCCTAAAGTCGCCAAGGCGATGGTCGCTCACCGCGAAGCCCATGGACGCTTTACATGTAAGGCGGATTTACTAAAGGTAAAAGGCTTGGGGGCCAAAGCCTATGAGCAAGCCGCAGGATTTGTGCGCATCAAAGAGGGTAAAAGTCCGTTGGATAACACGGGCGTGCACCCTGAGAGTTACCCTCTTGCGCTGGCGCTCTTGAAAAACCCAGATGCCTCGCCCGAAGGGCTTATGGCGACCTTTGGCGCGGGCGAAGCAACGCTCAAAGACATCGTTTTTGAGCTGCAAAAACCAGGCTTTGACCCCAGGGAGGCCTTGCCGCCCTTGCCGTTTAAAGAGGGGGTGAGCGACATTGGGATGCTAGAAGAAGGGAGCGTGGTTTCAGGGGTGGTGCGCAACATTGTAGATTTTGGCGTGTTTGTGGATATTGGCTTGAAAAATGACGGGATGATTCACCTCTCCAAACTCTCCTCAAAGCGGGTGGGGCATCCTTTGGAAGTGGTGAGTTTGAACCAGTATTTGCCCGCCATCCGTGTCATCGGCATTGACCTTGCGCGGGGCAAAGTGAGTTTGAGCCTTGTGGAGGAAGGGTGA
- a CDS encoding DASS family sodium-coupled anion symporter, with protein MSPKIWKMIAPVAVVAVFWFMPTPEGLTPEAWKFFAIFMGVVVGLVLEPIPAALVGFTGISLVAVLGLIDPKSSENIKWALSGFSNTVIWLIFAAFMFALGYKKTGLGRRISLVLVKYLGKSSLGLGYAVAFADLILAPFMPSNTARSAGTIYPVASNIPPIFNSTPDNEPRKLGAYLTWVALASTCVTSSMFLTALAPNLLAVDLIAKGTGNAVITWGQWASIMIPLMLPLFLLVPLITYVIYPPTQKTSPEAPAWAAAELKTLGGIKGKEILMGVLAVVALVLWIFGKEVGIHGTTAAIAIVAVMVLTNVITWDDVLSNKEAFNILIWFATLVAMASGLSKTGVLKWMGTGLEGYLVGMTPTVLMLSMLLIFFVLHYFFASVTAHTTALLPLFMAIAVQMIAPEQLVPFSILMAGTLGIMGILTPYATGPSPIWFGSRFIPTGTFWLLGGVFGALYIAVLLVGVFIFV; from the coding sequence ATGTCACCAAAAATTTGGAAGATGATCGCCCCTGTGGCGGTCGTGGCGGTGTTTTGGTTTATGCCAACACCCGAAGGGCTAACCCCTGAAGCGTGGAAATTCTTCGCTATTTTCATGGGTGTGGTAGTGGGTCTTGTGCTTGAGCCTATTCCAGCCGCACTTGTGGGCTTTACGGGAATTTCGCTTGTGGCGGTGCTTGGGCTTATTGACCCAAAATCATCGGAAAATATCAAGTGGGCTTTATCGGGTTTTTCTAACACGGTTATTTGGCTCATTTTTGCGGCGTTCATGTTTGCCCTTGGTTATAAAAAGACGGGCCTTGGACGACGTATTTCACTGGTTTTAGTAAAATACCTTGGCAAAAGCTCTTTGGGTCTTGGTTATGCGGTCGCCTTTGCAGATTTAATCCTTGCCCCTTTTATGCCCTCTAACACAGCGCGTAGTGCGGGTACTATTTATCCAGTGGCTAGCAACATTCCTCCTATTTTTAACTCTACCCCAGATAATGAGCCACGCAAACTTGGTGCTTACCTTACGTGGGTTGCTCTTGCCTCTACGTGTGTGACAAGCTCTATGTTTCTCACCGCGCTTGCGCCCAACCTTTTGGCGGTCGATTTGATTGCTAAGGGCACAGGTAATGCGGTCATTACATGGGGACAATGGGCTTCAATTATGATTCCTTTAATGTTGCCTTTGTTTTTATTGGTGCCACTCATCACTTATGTGATTTACCCACCAACCCAAAAAACCTCTCCTGAGGCTCCAGCGTGGGCAGCAGCTGAGCTTAAAACCTTGGGCGGGATTAAAGGCAAAGAGATTTTGATGGGTGTACTTGCCGTTGTGGCCCTTGTGTTGTGGATTTTTGGAAAAGAAGTGGGTATTCATGGTACAACCGCGGCGATTGCGATTGTAGCGGTGATGGTACTTACTAACGTCATTACATGGGATGACGTGCTTTCTAATAAAGAAGCCTTTAACATCTTGATTTGGTTTGCGACCTTGGTGGCGATGGCCTCTGGGCTTAGTAAAACGGGTGTGCTTAAATGGATGGGTACAGGACTTGAGGGTTACTTGGTAGGTATGACACCCACCGTCTTGATGCTTTCTATGCTTCTCATTTTCTTTGTGCTTCACTACTTCTTTGCTTCTGTTACAGCACACACTACAGCACTCTTGCCTCTTTTCATGGCGATTGCTGTGCAGATGATTGCGCCTGAGCAATTGGTTCCCTTTAGTATCTTGATGGCTGGTACCTTGGGTATCATGGGTATTTTAACTCCGTATGCTACAGGACCATCACCGATTTGGTTTGGTTCACGCTTTATTCCAACAGGAACTTTTTGGCTCCTTGGTGGCGTATTTGGTGCCCTTTACATCGCTGTTTTATTGGTGGGTGTGTTTATTTTCGTCTAA
- a CDS encoding response regulator transcription factor has protein sequence MKIAMIEDDTELAELLCAFLAQYNLHVTNYEDPYLGISALAITPYDLLILDLSLPGMDGLEICREVRQKSDIPIIISSARSDLDDKVIGLSLGADDYLPKPYAPKELYARILSVARRYKKGVQDTPAPASVFTLDEKAGLIYFRQTPLKLTRAEFEVLGALVHQHGCVVSREQLIGAAPSLGEESESRSLDVLISRIRAKLGENSKEPKHLHSVRGIGYRLAG, from the coding sequence ATGAAGATTGCGATGATTGAGGATGACACCGAACTCGCCGAACTGTTGTGTGCTTTTTTAGCCCAATACAACCTCCACGTCACCAACTACGAAGACCCTTATCTTGGCATTAGCGCTTTAGCCATCACTCCATACGATTTGCTGATTCTTGACCTCTCCTTACCAGGCATGGACGGGCTAGAGATTTGCCGCGAAGTGCGCCAAAAAAGCGACATCCCCATCATCATCTCTTCCGCACGCAGCGATTTGGATGATAAGGTCATTGGCCTCTCTTTGGGAGCGGATGATTATCTGCCCAAACCCTACGCCCCCAAGGAGCTTTATGCGCGCATCCTCAGTGTTGCAAGGCGCTACAAAAAAGGAGTTCAAGACACCCCTGCTCCTGCTTCTGTTTTTACTCTTGATGAAAAAGCGGGGCTTATATACTTTCGCCAAACGCCCTTGAAGCTTACCCGTGCCGAATTTGAAGTTCTAGGTGCGCTAGTACACCAACACGGATGTGTGGTATCACGGGAACAGCTCATCGGTGCCGCGCCAAGCCTTGGCGAAGAGAGCGAAAGCCGAAGCCTAGATGTGCTCATCAGCCGTATTCGCGCTAAACTGGGCGAAAATTCTAAAGAACCCAAACACCTCCATTCGGTGCGCGGCATCGGGTACAGGCTAGCTGGATGA
- a CDS encoding TrmH family RNA methyltransferase, translated as MELTEVTTLATPEFALYRTLRDGAVSAKGEFIADSPKVVCMLLKQGVQALSLLATPTFYAQERALLEPLQGVTFFVASREVMEGIVGHTVHHHVMMHGLRPSPLPLNALGERVLMSTMLSKSENLGVMARSAAALGVDSLVCSSQGAHPYGRRVLRVSMGHVSQLRFHVYDDTVATILALKTLGYHVFGAEVTPKATALAQVRVPKRWVLVVGNEGEGLSPEVLAVCDTCVQIEMEEGIKSFNVGVAASVLMYQFVHGLKAPE; from the coding sequence ATGGAACTCACAGAAGTCACCACCCTAGCCACACCCGAATTTGCCCTGTACCGCACCTTGCGCGATGGGGCAGTGAGTGCCAAGGGAGAGTTTATCGCCGATAGTCCCAAGGTGGTGTGCATGCTCTTAAAGCAAGGGGTGCAAGCCTTAAGCCTCCTAGCCACTCCTACTTTTTACGCACAAGAACGTGCGCTCTTGGAGCCTTTGCAAGGCGTAACGTTTTTTGTGGCAAGCCGTGAAGTAATGGAAGGCATCGTGGGCCACACGGTGCACCACCATGTCATGATGCATGGCCTTCGCCCGTCACCTTTGCCTCTTAATGCACTGGGCGAGCGGGTGCTCATGAGTACGATGCTCTCTAAGAGTGAAAATCTAGGCGTCATGGCGCGTAGTGCGGCGGCTCTTGGGGTGGATTCATTAGTCTGTTCGTCACAAGGTGCGCATCCTTACGGGCGGCGTGTTCTTCGGGTTTCCATGGGGCATGTGAGTCAGCTTAGGTTCCATGTGTACGACGACACAGTGGCGACGATTTTGGCGTTAAAAACCTTGGGGTATCACGTATTTGGCGCGGAAGTAACGCCTAAGGCAACGGCCTTGGCCCAAGTGCGCGTACCAAAACGTTGGGTGTTAGTAGTGGGCAATGAAGGGGAAGGGCTTTCCCCTGAGGTGTTAGCCGTGTGCGATACGTGCGTGCAAATCGAGATGGAAGAAGGCATCAAAAGCTTCAACGTGGGCGTGGCCGCTTCCGTGCTCATGTACCAGTTTGTGCATGGACTTAAAGCACCGGAGTAA
- a CDS encoding glycosyltransferase: MKILLFTDTLCDTNGVSRFLQDLGTHCPAFHLVTATRKSCNLPFKNWTNLPVRLRLAMPFYPQLDLSFPSYAHAKTLFETFDPDLVHVSTPGPVGLLGRALARKYHKPLAGVYHTDFPSYVHNNLPLWGLKRLTQMSMRWFYKPFSLLFARSQSEIPKLQPLLHKTLTLFKAGVDTQVFTPLALPKEARLTLLYVGRISPEKNIGFLWEVWEILQNLLGPQAVQLWCVGECTHPLLRTQGEALGVHFLGKQPKEALPALYAKAHLFVFPSLTETLGQVVLESLSCGTPVVVSDQGGPRTILASTTRPCGLILSTRFSSTWAHAIKSLLLNEPRLSAMAEAARAENYDIKTSVEDFLAVHVRMRKEEAEPEGSTKEEG; encoded by the coding sequence ATGAAGATACTTCTCTTTACCGACACCCTATGCGACACCAACGGCGTGTCGCGCTTTTTGCAAGACCTTGGCACCCACTGCCCTGCCTTTCATCTTGTCACGGCAACGCGTAAATCTTGCAACCTTCCTTTTAAAAACTGGACAAACCTTCCTGTACGCCTACGCCTTGCCATGCCTTTTTACCCCCAACTTGACCTTAGTTTTCCCTCTTACGCCCACGCCAAAACTTTGTTTGAAACCTTTGACCCCGACCTTGTGCATGTCTCCACGCCTGGCCCCGTTGGTTTGCTTGGACGCGCCTTGGCACGCAAATACCACAAACCCCTTGCAGGGGTGTACCACACCGATTTTCCTTCTTACGTGCACAACAACCTGCCCCTTTGGGGGTTAAAACGCCTCACCCAAATGTCTATGCGTTGGTTTTACAAACCCTTTTCTTTGCTCTTTGCCCGTAGTCAAAGTGAAATCCCCAAACTCCAACCCCTTCTTCACAAAACCCTCACACTATTTAAAGCCGGAGTAGACACACAGGTATTTACGCCCTTAGCCCTCCCCAAAGAAGCGCGCTTGACCCTGCTGTACGTGGGGCGCATTAGTCCTGAAAAAAACATAGGATTTTTGTGGGAAGTGTGGGAAATCCTCCAAAACCTCTTAGGCCCTCAGGCGGTGCAGTTGTGGTGCGTAGGGGAATGTACCCATCCGCTTTTGCGCACCCAAGGAGAGGCGCTTGGGGTGCATTTTTTGGGAAAACAACCCAAAGAAGCGTTGCCTGCTTTGTATGCCAAAGCCCATTTGTTTGTTTTTCCCTCACTCACCGAAACCCTAGGGCAAGTGGTGCTTGAGTCGTTGTCCTGCGGCACGCCTGTTGTCGTTTCTGACCAAGGGGGCCCGCGCACTATTTTGGCAAGCACTACTCGCCCTTGTGGACTCATTCTTTCTACACGTTTTTCCTCCACGTGGGCACATGCCATTAAATCACTTTTATTAAATGAACCTAGGCTTTCTGCGATGGCAGAAGCAGCGCGTGCAGAAAATTACGACATTAAGACGAGTGTTGAAGATTTTTTAGCAGTACATGTAAGGATGCGCAAAGAAGAAGCCGAGCCCGAAGGCTCGACGAAAGAAGAAGGTTAG